TCGACCCGCGTGACCGGCACGCCCGCGGCCGCGGCGAGCATCCGCAGGTGGCTGTGCGCCTTGCGCGTCGGGTGGAAGGCCTTCGCGTCCAGCAGCGTGCCCACCTCGCGCATCGGGTGACGCAGCTCCCGGTACGGCTTGCCGCTGAACAACGTCCGCCCGCCCCCGGCGTCCAGGCCGAGCATGAGCCGGATCGTCGTCGACTTGCCGGCCCCGTTCGGGCCGAGGAACCCCGTCACCCGGCCCGGGCGGACCTCGAACGAGAGGTCATCGACGGCGACCGTGGCGCCGTAGCGCTTGGACAGGCCCGTGGCTTCGATCATGCTCGCTCTCCCGCGGTGGTGCTGTCGTCGGTTCGGGCCGTGCCGGGCCCGGTCGGAAGCGCGCGCATGTCAGCGCTCGAACTTCCAGGTGACGCGGGGAGCCGCGGCCCCGGCGACGTCGACCACGCTCACCGGCACGGAGATCCGGGTGCCGCCGGACTTCGCCGTGCAGCTGATCTTCGTGTTCCGGACCGCCGCGAGGTCCGGGCACGAGACGTCGTCGATCTCCTTGCCGATCCACGGCAGCGGGTGGTACCAGGTCTCGATGTGCGTCGCCACGAGATCCCCGCTGAGGCCCGGGTGATCCTGCACCTCGGCGTACCCGCCGCCGGCGGGGTC
This genomic stretch from Streptomyces sp. Go-475 harbors:
- a CDS encoding DUF4333 domain-containing protein gives rise to the protein MRTKMIFAVAAAALVGAGAAGSVAVADMNVQKNTADPAGGGYAEVQDHPGLSGDLVATHIETWYHPLPWIGKEIDDVSCPDLAAVRNTKISCTAKSGGTRISVPVSVVDVAGAAAPRVTWKFER